The Candidatus Margulisiibacteriota bacterium genome includes the window TTTATCAGCCCCTCCTTCCGCAGATGGAAGAATACTTTCCTTCTCCAGAGAAAGAGGTTCGAGCCTGGCTGTCGATCGTTCGCTGGTCGAGCCTCTTTGGGACCATGGCTGGGTTGGTTTATTTGTTTTTAGCTGTTACTGGCGGGCTAAAGTAAGCGTATTAATGACCGCGGACATTTCCTGAGGCATAGGGGCCGAGAATTCTACCCGGTTTCCACTGATTGGGTGATCAAAGGATAACCTGTAAGCGTGAAGAAGCTGGCCTCGGACCCGGAATTCTTCTTGTTTCCGTCCATAGACAGGATCTCCAACTATCGGGTGGCCAATGTGGCTTAAATGGACCCTGATCTGGTGGGTCCGGCCGGTCAGGATCTTGACCTCAAGCAGAGAATATTTTCCCAAAACATCTTTTATCCGATAATGGCTTAACGCGGTACGCGAGCGATGGCTGCCGCTGGCCGCTAAGACCGCCATTTTCTGGCGATTAACCGGATGGCGTCCGATGTTTGCTTCAATTGTCCCCTCCATTGGTGATGGTGTCCCATGGACCAGCGCGAGATAAGTCTTTTCGATCGTCCGATCCTTGATCTGTTTGATGAGCGAGCGATAGGCCAGGTCGGTTTTGGCGACAACGATCACTCCGGAGGTCTCTTTGTCGAGCCGGTGGACAATGCCTGGCCGCAAAGGGCCGCCTAACGTAGCCAGTTGGCGGCAATGGGCAAGCAGGGCGTTGACCAGTGTTCCCTCATAATTACCGGGGGCGGGATGGACAACCAGTCCCTGGGGTTTATTGATCACAATGATATCGTCATCTTCATGAATTATATCGAGTGGAATGGTTTCTGGTCTAGCGGTCGGCGGCTGTGGAGCAGAAATTTCAACGGTGATCAGGTCACGGGGCTTGACCCTGGCGCTTGCTTTGCTCTGTTCCCCGTTTAGGCGTGCCAAACCATGGTCGATCAGTTCTTTGACCTGCGACCTGGAAAGGGCAAGCCCAGGTGAGCCCGCCAGGAACTGGTCAAGGCGTATTTGTTGAACGCTGTCTGGAACTATAAGCTCATGCCGTTCGGTCATTTTTATTGTAATACCATAAATAGTAAAGGCTGATCCCAAAAACCGGGATAACGATCCATTGGGAAGGGGTTAAGCCAAGCCAGTGCATCGGACTATAGCGAAGGAATTCAACACCAAAACGATATGCCGAGTAAATGGCCAGACCGGAGAAAAAAACCTGACCGGGGAATTTTTTTCTCTGGTACAGGAAGAGAAGAAAAGCAAAAGCGACAATGATAATGGCGGAAGCGTAAAGCTGGGTGGGGTGAAGGTGTCGGTCGGGAAAGTAGCTTCCAGCCAGGCAGTCGCTTGGAAAAACGATCCCCCAGGGGAGAGCGGTCGGGAGCCCGAAACAGCAGCCATTGAGAAAACAGCCCAGTCGCCCGATCGCGTAGCCAAGAGCGGTTCCCGGCGTTATAGCGTCAAAAAGCTGAAGCAACGGGATCTGCCTGGCGCGGGCAAAATAGATGACTGTTGCCAGAACAAAGATCAAGCCGCCCAAAAAGACCATGCCGCCGCGCTGGATCATGATGATCTCCAATAGATTTCCCCGGTAAAAACCCCACTGTCCGGCGACGTAAAGGAAGCGCGCCCCGACGATAGCTGCAACGATCACATAAAGGGCCAGGTCAATAATCGTTTCACTTTTGATCCCGGCCTGTTTGGCCAGGCGCAAAGAGACGGCGATCCCGGACAGAAAGCCGAGCGCGACCATAAAACCGTATGAATAAAGGGTCAGTGAGCCTAATTTTATCAGGATCGGGTGCATATTATTCCTCCTTATTTTGGAACAGGATCGCCAGGATTATCAGGGCCACGCCAAGATTTATCATGATGTCGGCCAGGTTAAAGACCGGCCAAACCTTAAGATCGATGTAGTCAATTACATAGTGTCGAGCAAATCGGTCAAAAAGGTTGCCTATGCTCCCGCCCAACATCAAGGCCAGGCCGGTTTGAGCCACTTTTTCATTAGCCGGAAGGCGGTAGTGAAAATAGATCATCAAGGCGACCGCGACCAATCCAATGACGGACAAGAAAGGGGACTTCCCAGTAAGAATAGAAAAAGCGGCTCCGGTATTCCGGACATAGGTCAAGGTCAAATATGGTCCGATAATCGGGATCGATTGGCCGAGTTGAAAAGTGTTGTGGACCAGCTGTTTGACCGCCTGGTCGGCAAGGCAGACGGACGCGGCCAGCAGGTAAAAAAACATCTTATCTGACGCGGGGGAGAGGTTGTTTGGAGTAAACGTCGAGGAGTGTGCCGATCTGTTCAAAATAGTGTCCGACGACCGGGAAGTTGACCAGTTGAGCGATAACCCTGGTCAAGACAAAGAAAACGATCCCAA containing:
- the lgt gene encoding prolipoprotein diacylglyceryl transferase codes for the protein MHPILIKLGSLTLYSYGFMVALGFLSGIAVSLRLAKQAGIKSETIIDLALYVIVAAIVGARFLYVAGQWGFYRGNLLEIIMIQRGGMVFLGGLIFVLATVIYFARARQIPLLQLFDAITPGTALGYAIGRLGCFLNGCCFGLPTALPWGIVFPSDCLAGSYFPDRHLHPTQLYASAIIIVAFAFLLFLYQRKKFPGQVFFSGLAIYSAYRFGVEFLRYSPMHWLGLTPSQWIVIPVFGISLYYLWYYNKNDRTA
- the lspA gene encoding signal peptidase II gives rise to the protein MFFYLLAASVCLADQAVKQLVHNTFQLGQSIPIIGPYLTLTYVRNTGAAFSILTGKSPFLSVIGLVAVALMIYFHYRLPANEKVAQTGLALMLGGSIGNLFDRFARHYVIDYIDLKVWPVFNLADIMINLGVALIILAILFQNKEE
- a CDS encoding RluA family pseudouridine synthase — translated: MTERHELIVPDSVQQIRLDQFLAGSPGLALSRSQVKELIDHGLARLNGEQSKASARVKPRDLITVEISAPQPPTARPETIPLDIIHEDDDIIVINKPQGLVVHPAPGNYEGTLVNALLAHCRQLATLGGPLRPGIVHRLDKETSGVIVVAKTDLAYRSLIKQIKDRTIEKTYLALVHGTPSPMEGTIEANIGRHPVNRQKMAVLAASGSHRSRTALSHYRIKDVLGKYSLLEVKILTGRTHQIRVHLSHIGHPIVGDPVYGRKQEEFRVRGQLLHAYRLSFDHPISGNRVEFSAPMPQEMSAVINTLTLARQ